From the Leptospira biflexa serovar Patoc strain 'Patoc 1 (Paris)' genome, one window contains:
- a CDS encoding OmpA family protein, which produces MRSLLLCFVTILPLLELFANPSGKTHFQWKWATNQVLELNEYHDVLFRVGTKTVEREDKNRVVMKTRQCSQDSCLVNAWFDTYMRYGKTSGPFWKDKEFVSDFTLFRNGRYEVPNEFIMPNLRSFPSFPDSPLSVSDVWKLPAEESFDFSSERIRVKVTPEYTFQGIFPWKEGNYSGNCEKITYTYPIFYSKPESEKMAPNVPYKIFGFATGTVFFNAEKGVPEFKEVKLSYTFIYPNGTVQEANFLVKGVYFLRNQVNAKDKESIREDILNDLIVGYTRDGLPNGKRIQKRQRPGLGDPNQNLEGRLPPQSTEIPEMTDGVTHPDVKENPDPNSPIDDPNQIAEQLPVKVRTTEDGIVFSLDSILFDFNDSKLKVDAESAVAKIAEILKKYPDREIRVSGHTDNIGKKEYNQKLSEERAKSVLHSLVDNHKMDEKHISFRGYADEFPVAPNDSEENRHKNRRVEITLVLD; this is translated from the coding sequence ATGCGTTCCCTCTTGCTCTGTTTTGTCACAATCCTTCCTCTTTTGGAATTGTTTGCCAATCCTTCTGGAAAAACCCATTTCCAATGGAAATGGGCAACAAACCAGGTATTGGAACTGAACGAATACCATGATGTCCTTTTCCGAGTGGGAACCAAAACTGTCGAACGAGAAGACAAAAACCGAGTGGTGATGAAAACCAGACAATGTTCGCAAGACTCTTGTTTGGTGAACGCTTGGTTTGATACATATATGCGATATGGTAAAACATCGGGTCCATTTTGGAAGGACAAAGAATTTGTATCCGACTTCACATTGTTTCGCAATGGCCGTTATGAAGTGCCCAATGAATTCATTATGCCTAACCTACGTAGTTTTCCTTCTTTCCCTGATTCACCGCTATCGGTATCCGATGTTTGGAAACTACCAGCAGAGGAGTCCTTTGATTTTTCTTCCGAACGCATCCGAGTGAAAGTGACTCCTGAATATACCTTCCAAGGGATTTTTCCATGGAAAGAAGGGAACTACTCTGGCAATTGCGAAAAAATCACATACACTTATCCCATTTTTTATTCCAAACCAGAATCTGAAAAAATGGCACCTAACGTGCCTTATAAGATTTTTGGGTTTGCTACCGGTACCGTATTTTTTAACGCCGAAAAAGGAGTTCCTGAATTTAAGGAAGTCAAACTTTCCTATACATTCATTTATCCCAATGGGACTGTCCAAGAAGCAAACTTCCTCGTGAAGGGGGTATATTTCTTAAGAAACCAAGTGAATGCCAAAGACAAAGAGTCAATCCGTGAAGACATCTTAAATGATTTGATTGTAGGTTATACAAGGGATGGTCTCCCCAATGGGAAACGCATCCAAAAAAGGCAACGGCCTGGATTGGGAGATCCAAATCAAAACCTGGAAGGAAGATTGCCACCACAATCGACAGAGATCCCAGAAATGACAGATGGTGTCACTCACCCAGATGTGAAAGAAAATCCAGATCCAAATTCACCAATCGATGACCCAAATCAAATTGCAGAACAACTGCCAGTGAAAGTTCGCACCACAGAGGATGGAATCGTGTTTTCCTTAGATTCCATTTTATTTGATTTTAATGATAGCAAACTAAAGGTCGATGCGGAATCGGCTGTGGCAAAAATTGCAGAAATTTTAAAAAAATACCCTGACCGCGAAATCAGAGTTTCGGGACATACGGACAATATTGGAAAAAAAGAATACAATCAAAAACTTTCAGAAGAGAGAGCAAAGTCCGTTTTGCATTCGTTAGTCGACAATCACAAAATGGATGAAAAACATATCTCCTTTCGTGGGTATGCGGATGAATTTCCAGTCGCGCCCAATGATTCAGAAGAAAATCGGCACAAAAACAGAAGGGTAGAAATCACTCTCGTTCTAGATTAA
- a CDS encoding acyltransferase, giving the protein MKDTFIAPRFEFPVALGLDLGFPILTKLLFNLDGVVIAKEDELRLKETKDKRVVYLFNQPTEMESIVAYQVANTIGTRFHYMASRSIFNWGFGIVGEVIKRVGAFSVLHGSSNRNMIRTTKRILSERDGKLVMYPEGIMSGENDNLVSFLPSTAQLIYWGLEEAKKKDPHAELFLQPTFVKYKISGTRDSILKDIETSLTRIERKLKLYPGGRTILRRFLTVGRVMLEETEFELGIPKSAINGKDFDYRLGRARHTALNLAGQILNLKFQDSDNAIQKIRILFHTLDRIEAGIPLESTPKHLTDQNIRRAKQLVETAYAFLITQPKSLIQWPSAERLMEWICSFERHIFGKSEMRAKKAYVYATPSIPLASYFQKYKTNKKESYHLLLGDIRKEMEKLLERGKKESEPLVPPYSVGLDLQIG; this is encoded by the coding sequence ATGAAAGATACCTTTATCGCGCCTCGTTTTGAATTTCCTGTTGCCTTAGGATTAGATCTAGGATTTCCCATCCTCACAAAACTTCTGTTTAATTTAGATGGAGTGGTCATCGCAAAAGAAGATGAACTACGTTTGAAGGAAACAAAGGACAAACGAGTTGTGTATCTTTTCAACCAACCCACGGAAATGGAATCCATTGTTGCCTACCAAGTTGCCAATACGATTGGAACTCGCTTTCATTATATGGCGTCTCGCAGTATTTTCAATTGGGGATTTGGGATTGTCGGGGAAGTCATCAAACGAGTGGGGGCATTTTCCGTTTTGCACGGAAGCTCCAATCGAAATATGATTCGTACCACCAAACGAATCTTATCCGAACGTGATGGAAAACTTGTAATGTATCCTGAAGGCATCATGTCAGGAGAAAATGATAATTTGGTATCCTTCTTACCAAGCACAGCACAACTCATATACTGGGGTTTGGAAGAAGCCAAAAAAAAGGACCCACATGCGGAACTTTTTTTACAACCCACCTTCGTGAAATATAAAATCTCTGGAACACGTGATTCCATTTTAAAGGACATTGAAACTTCTTTAACGCGAATCGAACGTAAATTGAAATTGTATCCAGGTGGTCGGACCATCCTTCGTCGTTTTTTGACTGTGGGCCGAGTGATGTTGGAAGAAACGGAGTTTGAACTCGGGATTCCAAAATCGGCCATCAATGGAAAAGATTTTGATTATCGGTTGGGACGAGCAAGGCATACGGCGCTCAACTTAGCTGGCCAAATCCTCAATCTCAAATTCCAAGATTCGGACAATGCCATCCAAAAGATCCGAATTTTATTCCATACTTTAGACCGAATTGAAGCTGGAATTCCTTTAGAGTCTACCCCCAAACACCTAACAGACCAAAATATCCGTAGGGCCAAACAATTGGTGGAAACGGCATATGCCTTTCTCATCACCCAACCCAAAAGTCTCATCCAATGGCCTTCAGCAGAGCGACTGATGGAATGGATTTGTAGTTTTGAACGGCATATTTTTGGAAAATCGGAAATGAGGGCAAAAAAAGCCTATGTGTATGCAACGCCTTCCATTCCACTCGCATCGTATTTTCAAAAATACAAAACAAACAAAAAAGAGAGTTATCACTTGTTACTTGGTGATATTCGAAAGGAAATGGAAAAACTATTGGAGCGTGGGAAAAAGGAAAGTGAACCTTTGGTCCCTCCTTATTCGGTGGGACTCGATTTACAAATTGGTTAA
- a CDS encoding sulfatase, giving the protein MDDGNLKRNNFSYSWETCFANWFQMRKILPFAPILCFCLIHCLNQSEFRSPVDLVLELKHARSKIKIGKDYLPYHWKKNPGRQSGLPLSRKWENTQITFNTNKDIFLNHSLDAVFFPPGQEYHFQLSKGTYQFSSLLGLLGEKEFQTSVSGKLKLFSGSLLLKEWDLSGSPKEQWMKKKESLTLGGDLRMVWESRDSFLFVGEPLLYPDEWSESFSTFKKPKSVILIVIDSARKDFFGAYGYRHSVTPVMDQMARESVFFENPFANGNWTKPSMMSFFHSEYSSNLGLGNSWFSTKPYQRKVYYGKNRDNLAKTFREAGYFSQTIMNNVFFLDYTTVGLDLGFHNSFQVGMDIVDTEVLTNQAIQFVTDKKDIPYFLHFNLNTPHASYSPPPEDMKAVRKIVPDSEFFRYESPVQRYLGEMHYTDREIGRLITKLKELGSYEETMIIVTGDHGELFSPEHDYSYHFIMQTRFGHGETHYDEEINVPYFIKLPKSIADTIEPDKNKSLFSEDKNSVQNNYSKSQIRIPGQSSLMSLAPTILGFLDLKPQNATYHGVNYATCILQSNPCPKETFIYTEGRMSESVRTEHYKYIRRYPGFTTVRRTSTGDPHTMAEELYDLKKDPKELFNLSLVKEGEGLLHIARADFRRENFLKRNGIRIWIPPCEEAICRDFLSMNVQGSLYDWEAPETVQINSGSAKTVSISKETRDSEGTKRMMGRKDSKVTTVSHTSERTQPDEIILKTVNPELGAYFQFTRNGKTIPVRFGRYGLEYQRSLSNVEDLIVSERQPEGLFQSPLPWVYNDGAFSGSGETEVQKEMGKEVKKILETWGYIHE; this is encoded by the coding sequence ATGGACGATGGAAACCTAAAAAGAAACAACTTTTCCTATTCTTGGGAAACCTGTTTTGCAAACTGGTTCCAAATGCGAAAGATCCTTCCCTTCGCCCCCATCCTTTGTTTTTGTCTCATTCACTGTTTGAACCAATCGGAATTTCGTTCCCCAGTGGATTTGGTTTTAGAATTAAAACATGCTAGATCCAAAATCAAAATTGGTAAGGACTACTTGCCCTACCATTGGAAAAAAAATCCAGGAAGGCAAAGTGGTCTCCCCCTCTCTAGGAAATGGGAAAACACACAAATCACTTTCAACACAAACAAAGATATATTTTTAAACCATTCTCTGGATGCCGTCTTTTTCCCGCCGGGACAAGAATACCATTTTCAACTTTCCAAAGGCACTTACCAATTTTCTTCGCTATTGGGTCTGTTAGGCGAAAAAGAATTCCAAACATCGGTCTCGGGAAAATTGAAATTGTTTTCCGGGTCGCTACTTCTCAAAGAATGGGACCTCTCAGGTTCCCCCAAAGAACAATGGATGAAAAAAAAGGAATCCCTCACTCTTGGCGGTGATTTGCGAATGGTTTGGGAGAGTCGGGATAGTTTTTTATTTGTCGGCGAACCTTTGTTATATCCAGATGAATGGTCGGAATCATTTTCCACTTTCAAGAAACCAAAATCAGTGATTCTCATTGTGATCGATTCCGCAAGGAAAGATTTTTTTGGTGCCTATGGGTATCGGCATTCTGTCACACCTGTGATGGACCAGATGGCGAGGGAATCTGTATTCTTTGAAAACCCTTTTGCGAATGGAAACTGGACCAAACCTTCCATGATGTCATTTTTCCATTCTGAATATTCGTCTAACCTCGGTTTGGGGAATTCTTGGTTTTCTACAAAACCGTACCAACGAAAAGTGTATTACGGTAAAAATCGTGATAATTTAGCCAAAACCTTTCGGGAAGCAGGTTATTTTTCACAGACCATTATGAATAATGTTTTCTTTTTAGATTATACCACAGTGGGTCTTGATTTGGGATTTCATAATTCCTTCCAGGTGGGGATGGACATTGTGGATACTGAAGTTCTGACAAACCAAGCCATCCAGTTTGTCACAGACAAAAAAGACATTCCTTATTTTTTACATTTTAATTTGAACACCCCACATGCATCCTATTCTCCTCCCCCTGAAGACATGAAGGCAGTGCGTAAGATTGTACCTGATTCGGAATTTTTTCGATATGAATCTCCCGTGCAACGTTATTTAGGGGAGATGCATTATACCGATCGTGAGATTGGTCGACTCATCACAAAATTAAAAGAATTGGGTAGCTACGAGGAAACGATGATCATTGTGACGGGTGACCACGGTGAACTCTTTAGTCCCGAACATGATTATAGTTACCATTTTATCATGCAAACTCGGTTTGGTCACGGGGAGACCCATTACGATGAAGAAATCAATGTGCCTTATTTCATCAAACTACCCAAATCCATTGCAGATACCATAGAACCCGATAAAAACAAATCGTTGTTTAGCGAAGATAAAAATTCGGTACAAAATAATTACTCAAAATCGCAAATCCGAATCCCGGGCCAGTCTTCTTTAATGTCCCTTGCACCCACCATCTTAGGATTTTTGGATTTAAAACCCCAAAATGCAACTTACCATGGTGTAAACTATGCAACCTGCATTCTTCAATCCAATCCATGCCCGAAAGAAACCTTTATTTATACAGAAGGGCGGATGTCGGAGTCAGTGCGAACAGAACACTACAAATACATTCGTCGTTATCCAGGATTTACGACAGTTAGGCGAACTTCAACTGGCGATCCACATACCATGGCCGAAGAATTGTATGATCTTAAAAAAGATCCAAAAGAATTATTTAACTTAAGTTTGGTGAAAGAAGGGGAAGGATTATTACATATCGCAAGAGCTGACTTCCGGCGGGAAAATTTTTTAAAACGGAATGGAATTCGCATTTGGATCCCACCTTGTGAGGAAGCCATCTGCCGAGATTTTTTATCCATGAATGTCCAAGGTTCCTTGTATGATTGGGAAGCACCTGAGACAGTCCAAATCAATTCAGGTTCTGCAAAAACGGTTTCCATATCCAAGGAAACTCGAGACTCCGAAGGAACAAAACGAATGATGGGAAGAAAGGATTCGAAAGTAACAACGGTATCCCATACCTCCGAGCGTACCCAACCTGATGAAATCATTTTAAAAACTGTGAATCCAGAATTGGGTGCATATTTTCAATTCACACGGAATGGAAAAACGATCCCTGTTCGTTTTGGAAGGTATGGATTGGAATACCAAAGGTCCCTATCGAATGTCGAAGACCTCATCGTTTCAGAAAGGCAACCAGAAGGTTTATTCCAATCACCACTCCCTTGGGTGTACAATGATGGAGCCTTTAGTGGGTCTGGTGAAACGGAAGTACAAAAAGAGATGGGAAAAGAAGTGAAAAAAATATTAGAAACTTGGGGTTACATCCACGAATAA
- a CDS encoding alpha/beta hydrolase, with amino-acid sequence MSNWEQAYSRVESTFQNKDGGKIYYQIYRPKSGVKRVLVVHHGIGEHGGRYNFLLEAMAERNYAIYLIDCRGHGKSDGRRGVITHFSDFFADLKQLIDIAKQNEGVSKVTLLGHSMGAAITFLYTATDNYQNDLDAYICSALPIKVKTDLVMDIKKAAGGFLAKALPTLTIPTGLNVNLISRDKSVVDAYVKDPLVHGNVCAYLGDYLLNCYTLALESAEKIKVPIYMFHGKEDQIALPEGTNDAFERVASKDKTKRLFDELYHETMNELPKDRAVVLNELVAWIDKH; translated from the coding sequence ATGAGTAATTGGGAACAAGCCTACTCCCGCGTGGAGTCTACCTTTCAAAACAAAGATGGTGGTAAAATTTATTACCAGATTTACCGACCAAAGTCAGGAGTCAAACGAGTGCTCGTTGTCCACCACGGGATTGGGGAACACGGCGGTCGTTACAATTTTTTGTTGGAAGCTATGGCGGAACGTAACTATGCCATTTACCTCATCGACTGCCGAGGCCATGGTAAGTCCGATGGTCGCCGCGGGGTCATCACCCATTTTTCTGATTTTTTTGCCGACTTAAAACAACTCATCGACATCGCCAAACAAAACGAAGGTGTTAGTAAGGTTACCTTACTTGGTCACTCCATGGGAGCTGCGATTACTTTCTTGTATACAGCTACCGACAACTACCAAAATGATTTGGATGCTTATATCTGTAGCGCCCTACCCATCAAAGTGAAAACAGATCTTGTGATGGACATAAAAAAAGCAGCCGGTGGTTTTTTAGCAAAAGCCCTCCCCACTCTCACGATTCCAACAGGTCTCAACGTAAATCTCATCTCTCGTGACAAATCGGTGGTTGACGCCTATGTCAAAGACCCACTTGTGCACGGTAATGTTTGTGCGTATCTGGGAGATTACCTTCTCAATTGTTACACACTCGCATTGGAATCTGCTGAAAAAATCAAAGTGCCAATTTATATGTTCCATGGAAAAGAAGACCAAATTGCTCTACCTGAAGGCACAAACGATGCATTTGAACGAGTTGCTTCCAAAGACAAAACCAAAAGACTTTTTGATGAATTATACCATGAAACCATGAACGAACTTCCAAAAGACAGAGCAGTCGTCTTAAATGAGTTAGTTGCTTGGATCGACAAACACTAA
- a CDS encoding FAS1-like dehydratase domain-containing protein, which yields MAITKDIVGKKLDRFDFTVERGKIKEFCLAINEKNPIYFDVEEAKKAGYSDVPAPPTFPTVIMFWGYPKIWNDMAELGIDLSKILHLKEEYTYHKILYPGKVYAQSEISDVKVGRAEIVTFKTTIYDEKNDPILSAEMAIFIRKD from the coding sequence ATGGCAATAACAAAAGATATAGTTGGAAAAAAACTAGATCGTTTTGATTTCACAGTGGAACGAGGAAAGATCAAAGAATTTTGCCTCGCCATCAACGAAAAAAACCCAATCTATTTTGACGTAGAAGAAGCAAAAAAAGCAGGATACTCAGATGTTCCGGCTCCCCCTACCTTCCCTACGGTCATCATGTTTTGGGGTTACCCAAAGATTTGGAACGATATGGCAGAACTCGGTATCGACCTTTCCAAAATCCTTCACTTGAAAGAAGAATACACTTACCACAAAATCCTATACCCGGGCAAAGTGTACGCACAATCTGAAATCTCCGACGTTAAAGTAGGAAGAGCAGAAATTGTAACTTTCAAAACCACCATCTATGATGAAAAAAATGATCCCATCCTTTCTGCAGAGATGGCGATTTTCATTCGTAAGGATTAA
- a CDS encoding MaoC/PaaZ C-terminal domain-containing protein, which produces MAKIQFDSVEVGQTLPPLDIPVIEHANLVRYAGASGDFNPIHNDPDFARKAGLDGTISHGMYVMAQVGRLCTSWADQKDIAYFGVTFKAMTKLGEKLTVVGTIKKKFEKDGKKTVTVLVEAKNEAGEVKAGGDLVVNAV; this is translated from the coding sequence ATGGCAAAAATTCAATTTGATTCAGTAGAAGTTGGTCAAACTCTCCCTCCGCTAGACATTCCAGTCATCGAACATGCGAATTTAGTTCGTTATGCGGGAGCATCTGGAGATTTTAACCCGATTCACAATGATCCTGACTTTGCAAGAAAAGCAGGCCTTGATGGAACCATCTCTCATGGTATGTATGTTATGGCACAAGTGGGAAGACTTTGCACTTCTTGGGCAGACCAAAAAGACATCGCCTACTTTGGTGTGACATTCAAAGCCATGACAAAACTTGGCGAAAAACTAACAGTTGTTGGAACCATCAAAAAGAAATTTGAAAAAGATGGTAAAAAAACTGTGACTGTACTCGTAGAAGCAAAAAACGAAGCTGGTGAAGTGAAAGCCGGTGGAGATTTAGTTGTGAACGCTGTGTAA
- a CDS encoding PH domain-containing protein: protein MQTSDQIKSQIQSLLTNHPEISVDVLFLYVPEFKILHQFLDENETIKGYCIGLLEGKQKKYTAGKWLLVLTKKQIHLLRNPMLGNPTHIPIDFAELQNTSTKLGWFFGQIHLETETETFRLIQIGKKDFQFFLPSLQSYLK from the coding sequence ATGCAAACTTCGGACCAAATCAAATCTCAAATCCAATCTTTACTTACCAATCACCCTGAAATCAGTGTCGATGTTCTATTTTTATATGTACCCGAATTCAAAATCCTTCATCAATTTCTAGATGAGAATGAAACCATCAAAGGATATTGCATTGGGCTTTTGGAAGGAAAACAAAAAAAATACACCGCTGGAAAATGGTTACTGGTTCTCACAAAAAAACAAATCCATTTGCTTCGGAATCCTATGTTAGGAAACCCAACGCATATCCCAATTGACTTTGCAGAATTACAAAACACTTCGACAAAACTCGGTTGGTTTTTTGGACAAATCCATTTGGAAACAGAAACAGAAACGTTTCGATTGATCCAAATTGGAAAAAAAGATTTCCAATTCTTTTTGCCAAGTTTACAGTCTTATTTAAAATAA
- a CDS encoding WG repeat-containing protein: MKKQILLFLSLVVSGSLLAQTKGFISFEENGLYGFKDKKGNVMIKPEYQHAMEFTKSGVAFVVLKNKWVCINHKNNVLLESFLYDNGPDYISERLARFVENGKMGFHNERCQKVIKATYDFVYPFENGYAIVCNGCELKPEGEHKRIVGGLYGLINRKGKLVVPVVSDAILSVDAKKKTAEVKEGGKTGKVNWK, translated from the coding sequence ATGAAGAAACAAATTTTACTTTTTTTATCTCTGGTTGTATCAGGATCTCTTTTGGCACAGACCAAAGGATTCATTTCATTTGAAGAAAATGGCTTGTACGGTTTCAAAGACAAAAAAGGAAACGTGATGATCAAACCTGAATACCAACATGCGATGGAATTTACAAAATCTGGTGTTGCCTTTGTGGTTTTGAAAAACAAATGGGTTTGTATCAATCACAAAAACAATGTATTACTCGAAAGTTTCCTTTATGATAATGGCCCCGACTATATATCAGAGAGACTCGCGAGGTTTGTCGAAAACGGTAAAATGGGTTTTCATAATGAACGTTGCCAAAAAGTGATCAAAGCCACATATGATTTTGTGTACCCATTTGAAAATGGTTATGCGATTGTTTGTAATGGGTGTGAGCTGAAGCCAGAAGGGGAACACAAACGAATTGTGGGTGGTTTGTATGGACTCATCAATCGAAAAGGGAAATTGGTGGTGCCGGTTGTTTCTGATGCGATCCTTTCTGTTGATGCAAAGAAAAAAACTGCTGAAGTGAAAGAAGGTGGGAAAACCGGAAAGGTGAATTGGAAGTAG
- a CDS encoding M15 family metallopeptidase, whose translation MRNLNRIWIHIGFDALRSAFNLILLVVISIFLSTPFGAEDSKLIVFDKTAYLQSIKKDPNRVLIDLESIPEIVLDIRYASENNFTGQVIYNRGKAFARKRVAEALRNAQIEFLKQGHSIQIYDAYRPYQATVKFYEIIKDTRYVASPKTGSRHNKGCAIDLTLVDKNTKQSLQMPTKYDSFEKAAWANAPVSDPVTKQNRDKLIEGMSRFGFRVNKTEWWHFDFLDCSGYEVLDIPFEELEDDDLRKYK comes from the coding sequence ATGCGAAACTTGAATCGAATATGGATCCACATTGGATTTGATGCCTTGCGATCTGCATTCAATTTAATTTTACTTGTGGTTATTTCGATCTTTCTTTCAACACCTTTTGGGGCTGAAGACTCAAAACTGATTGTGTTTGACAAAACCGCATACCTCCAATCCATCAAAAAAGATCCCAACCGAGTTCTCATTGACTTAGAATCCATTCCAGAGATTGTTTTGGACATCAGATATGCCTCAGAAAATAACTTCACAGGCCAAGTGATCTACAACCGAGGAAAAGCGTTTGCGAGAAAACGTGTGGCGGAAGCCCTCCGCAATGCCCAAATCGAATTTTTAAAACAAGGGCATTCCATTCAAATTTATGATGCCTATAGGCCGTACCAAGCGACTGTCAAATTTTATGAAATCATAAAAGACACTCGTTATGTAGCCTCTCCCAAAACGGGGTCAAGGCATAACAAAGGTTGTGCGATTGATTTAACCTTGGTAGATAAAAATACAAAACAATCATTACAAATGCCAACTAAATACGATTCCTTTGAAAAAGCAGCTTGGGCAAATGCTCCCGTTTCTGATCCAGTGACCAAACAAAACAGAGACAAACTCATTGAAGGGATGAGCCGATTTGGATTTCGAGTCAACAAAACGGAATGGTGGCATTTTGATTTTTTGGATTGTTCTGGGTATGAAGTATTGGACATTCCATTTGAAGAATTAGAAGATGATGATCTTAGGAAATACAAATGA
- a CDS encoding VanW family protein yields the protein MGFKIRKHKSDLFPKKVHRSELRLFFGKLYFQWKRTLIWLKERKSFARTIMDPSSIKEEYPISIFIHQSPIYRKLKDVPMYLQENKKVNLEIALQKIDGILLEPNQVFSFWYLVGKPTKRKGYLPGMQLKNGGFIESTGGGLCQMANLIYWMTLHTPLTVKERWRHSFDIFPDSNRTLPFGSGATLSYNYIDLQIQNTTKQPFVLRIWIEDGNLCGEWRSDRDIPYLYSVYESYHAFHAEPWGGYTRRNTIRRKVILKTTKELIEDQLVTENTAWMMYEPLLESNPQK from the coding sequence ATGGGATTTAAGATACGTAAACACAAATCAGATCTTTTTCCAAAGAAGGTCCACAGGAGTGAACTTCGCCTTTTTTTTGGGAAACTTTATTTTCAATGGAAACGGACCTTGATCTGGTTAAAAGAACGAAAGTCCTTTGCTCGAACCATCATGGATCCATCCTCAATCAAAGAGGAATATCCAATTTCGATTTTTATACACCAATCTCCCATTTACCGTAAGTTAAAAGATGTTCCGATGTATCTACAAGAAAACAAAAAGGTGAATTTGGAGATCGCCTTACAAAAAATAGATGGAATTCTTTTGGAACCGAACCAAGTGTTTTCTTTTTGGTATCTTGTCGGAAAACCTACCAAACGAAAGGGGTATCTACCTGGGATGCAATTGAAAAATGGTGGATTTATAGAAAGTACGGGGGGTGGTCTTTGCCAAATGGCAAATTTAATTTATTGGATGACCTTACACACCCCTCTCACTGTGAAAGAAAGATGGCGTCATAGTTTTGATATCTTTCCTGATTCGAATCGCACACTTCCCTTTGGATCGGGGGCCACCTTATCCTATAACTACATCGACCTACAAATCCAAAACACAACCAAACAACCGTTTGTTTTACGTATATGGATCGAAGATGGAAATTTATGCGGGGAATGGAGGAGTGATCGGGACATTCCTTATTTGTATTCTGTTTACGAATCTTACCATGCCTTTCATGCAGAACCTTGGGGTGGATACACAAGACGGAATACCATTCGTCGGAAGGTAATCTTAAAAACCACAAAAGAATTGATAGAAGACCAATTGGTAACAGAAAATACCGCATGGATGATGTATGAACCATTATTGGAATCAAACCCCCAAAAATAA